In Gloeocapsa sp. PCC 73106, the genomic stretch AAAATCGGTTACGAGGAGATCAGCGATAACTAATTGTGGCGGTAGATCAAGTTCTGTGAGCAGACTATCTAGTTGTTTAGCGAAATTGCCCCCTCCTGTGGATCTATAAAAACTTGCTGTTTCTCGATAACCCTCAGCAAAAATTAAATCTAGTACATTATCAACGAGCAAATCCGCCGGGGATACTTTAGAAGAATAAATTGGTGATCCTGTAAAATTTAATTGTTGAGTAAAACGTCTTTCTGGGTTTTGTAGGTATAAAGCCGTTTGATCTAAACCTTGGTCAGCTAAATCTCTAACTATGGTACTTTTCTGTTTGTAGGTTTCTGTAAATATCCAATTACTATTAATTAAATCTAAACGACCGTCGTTATTCACATCTACCCAGGTTGAAGCCCTACCCCTAAGACCATGACTGTGTTCAGGAACGTCTCTATTTCCCAGGGCTCCATCCACCCCCAGATATCTCGCACTTTCTACTAACTTTCCACCCTCATTGATGTAGAAGGTGCTAAAAGTTGGTCCTCCGGAGTTAAAAGCTACATCTTGATCGCCATCATTGTCATAATCTGCCCAAGCCATACCGTGGTTATCGGTGTTAATTACGTTGTAGTCAGTTTGAACGTGGGGGGCAATATCAACAAAAGTGCCATCGCCCTGGTTAATATAAATTCTTAACTGATTAGGACCTGGTTGTATCCAGTGGGGTGCATCGATTAAATCGAGTAAACCATCTCTGTTAAAATCTATCCAACTGGCAGCGTAAGTAAAAGCTCTACCTTGTTGCCAACTAATCCTAGCTTGTGCAGTCTGCTCAACAAATCTCATAATTCTACCCAGGCGATCGTGTAGTGTTGAATCGAATATATCATAATGATTCACACAATCAAGGGACTTTACAAAAACTATAATTTGTGCACTCCTTTCTTTAAAAGGGATTTATTGTAATAATGTAAAGTGAAGCTCTAATCAACATCTTCCTTGTATGAATAATTCCGTAATCCAAGCCTTTTTTTTGGGAAAAGCTTTAGCCGAAACTATCAGCGAAAAATTGGAAGACCTTCTCGGTCATACTCTCAGTGAAGTAGGCAAATTTGACGCTCAACAGCGGGAAAATCTGCGTCAATTCACAGAAGAAGTGATCGCAAAAGCCGAAAAAGAATGGCAAAACCAAGGTGTAGCCTCCGACGCAGCCAACCCCAATAGTGCTGAAGATTTACAAAAGACGATTGATGATCTCAGAGCAGACATAGCTGGTCTTCGCTCAGATATCAAGAACTATTCAATGTAGTTGTAATTTACCCCAATATAATAAAAAAAAGTGTCTGCCTTTTCTGAAAACTTTAACAACTCTTTTGCTTCTAGTTCTATGGATTCCCTAGCTTCTCCATCCAATCATCAACCAGAACAGGGAAAAAATGCTTATCGCTGGAATCAAGAAAATTATTCTCGGAACCGTCGACGCTTCGACATTTGGGTCTTCGTCTCGACTCTGTTGTTCAAATTGTGGCGCAATGGTAGGAAATGGAGCTATTTTTCCGAGGGAGGATATAGCGAAGAAAAACTCATCGCTCGTCGCCAAATCCAAGCGGTTTGGATCAGAAAAAGTATTTTAGAATTGGGACCGACTTTTATTAAGGTAGGTCAGCTTTTTTCGACTAGAGCGGATTTATTTCCCAAAGAATACGTAGAAGAACTATCTAAACTACAAGATCAAGTTCCGGCATTTAGCTATGAACAAGCGAGTGCGATCGTCCAAACGGATTTAGGTAAGTCCATCCCAGAATTATTTCTCAATTTTGAGCCGATACCTTTAGCAGCGGCTAGTTTGGGACAGGTACACAAAGCACAACTGCAAAATGGTGAAGAAGTAGTCGTCAAGATACAGCGCCCGGGTTTACAAAAACTGTTTACGATCGATTTAGCCATTTTAAAAAAAATTACCCAATATTTTCAAAATCACCCTCGTTGGGGTAAAGGAAGGGATTGGGTGGGTATATACGAAGAATGCTGTCGTATTCTTTGGGAGGAAACCGATTATCTCAAAGAAGGTCGCAACGCAGATACTTTTAGGCGTAACTTTCGCAGTAAAAACTGGGTACAAGTACCAAAAGTTTACTGGCGCTATACTTCGCCTAGAGTATTGACTTTAGAATATATGCCCGGTATCAAAATCAGTCATTATGAAGCACTAGAAGCGGCGGGTTTAGATCGCAAACGTCTAGCTAGGCTGGGGGCTGAAGCTTACTTGCAACAGTTGCTCAATGATGGGTTTTTTCACGCTGATCCTCATCCAGGTAACTTAGCGGTTAGCACCAATGGATCGCTGATTTTTTATGATTTTGGGATGATGGGACAGATTAAAACCGATGTCCGGGAAAAATTGATGCAGACATTGTTCGGAATAGCCGAAAAAAATGCTGAGCGTGTGGTCCGTTCCCTAGTTGAGTTGGGTGCTTTAACCCCTATAGGCGATATGGGACCAGTGAGGCGATCGGTTCAGTTTATGCTGGACAATTTCATGGATCAACCCTTTGAAAATCAGTCGGTGGCAGCCATTAGCGAAGATTTGTATGAAATAGCTTACGATCAACCCTTTCGTTTTCCAGCGACTTTTACTTTTGTGATGAGAGCTTTTTCCACTCTAGAAGGGGTAGGAAAGGGTTTGGATCCTGAATTTAATTTTATGGAGGTA encodes the following:
- a CDS encoding DUF6825 family protein; amino-acid sequence: MNNSVIQAFFLGKALAETISEKLEDLLGHTLSEVGKFDAQQRENLRQFTEEVIAKAEKEWQNQGVASDAANPNSAEDLQKTIDDLRADIAGLRSDIKNYSM
- a CDS encoding AarF/ABC1/UbiB kinase family protein: MDSLASPSNHQPEQGKNAYRWNQENYSRNRRRFDIWVFVSTLLFKLWRNGRKWSYFSEGGYSEEKLIARRQIQAVWIRKSILELGPTFIKVGQLFSTRADLFPKEYVEELSKLQDQVPAFSYEQASAIVQTDLGKSIPELFLNFEPIPLAAASLGQVHKAQLQNGEEVVVKIQRPGLQKLFTIDLAILKKITQYFQNHPRWGKGRDWVGIYEECCRILWEETDYLKEGRNADTFRRNFRSKNWVQVPKVYWRYTSPRVLTLEYMPGIKISHYEALEAAGLDRKRLARLGAEAYLQQLLNDGFFHADPHPGNLAVSTNGSLIFYDFGMMGQIKTDVREKLMQTLFGIAEKNAERVVRSLVELGALTPIGDMGPVRRSVQFMLDNFMDQPFENQSVAAISEDLYEIAYDQPFRFPATFTFVMRAFSTLEGVGKGLDPEFNFMEVAQPFAMELITGVNGKNGNSLSGTILDELGKQAAQVSSTALGLPRKIEDTIEKLERGDVLVRVRSQESDRLLRRLGLLQLSTNYTVLTSAFILAATILLVNGYVKIAIAAILIALVPAFALLRLLRRIDRLDRMF